One Clavibacter zhangzhiyongii genomic region harbors:
- the pknB gene encoding Stk1 family PASTA domain-containing Ser/Thr kinase — protein MTSSPTDPMIDRLLDGRYQVRSRIARGGMATVYVATDLRLERRVAVKVMHGHLADDSAFRDRFIQEARSAARLAHPNVVNVFDQGQDSDMAYLVMEYLPGMTLRELLQEYERLTPEQTLDILEAVLSGLAAAHKAGIVHRDLKPENVLLADDGRIKIGDFGLARAVSANTATGQALLGTIAYLSPELVTRGIADTRSDIYAVGIMMYEMLAGEQPFKGEQPMQIAYQHANDQVPTPSIANASVPVELDELVLWATARDPEQRPRDARALLDELYAVQNRLDARSGDPAPLQRTVVFPSAPALPPATTGETQVVGGPPVMVRQEPERSEPDSVVALAAAGSRRRARGWVLALLIVMLAALAGGTGWYYGQGPGARVPVPQVSAMAVDDAAGTLQGQGFVVARAEEPSVDVAVGRVTRSVPASGTPVDQGSTVTVYASTGPQLLDVPDVVGASQDDARKQLEGVPFVVQDATVRQYGDQPEGTVVQVLDAAGAPVGAQYPEQQPVTLVVAAGRIPDVNGRSVDQAVATLAQAGLVGEAGKQSFSDDVDKGEVISVYPLDQQPVRSGLGDAEGSKVGLEISKGPDLVAVPQVVDLTRDEAKAALDKAGFKYAYSAFWDALPNSITRVASASPEAQALARRGSTVNLGITASG, from the coding sequence GTGACCTCCAGCCCGACCGACCCGATGATCGACCGTCTCCTCGACGGCCGATACCAGGTCCGGTCCCGCATCGCGCGAGGCGGGATGGCGACGGTCTACGTCGCCACCGACCTGCGGCTCGAGCGGCGCGTGGCGGTCAAGGTCATGCACGGCCACCTCGCCGACGACAGCGCGTTCCGCGACCGCTTCATCCAGGAGGCCCGCTCCGCCGCGCGTCTGGCGCACCCGAACGTCGTCAACGTCTTCGACCAGGGCCAGGACTCCGACATGGCGTACCTCGTCATGGAGTACCTGCCCGGCATGACGCTGCGCGAGCTCCTGCAGGAGTACGAGCGGCTGACGCCCGAGCAGACGCTCGACATCCTCGAGGCGGTGCTGTCCGGGCTGGCGGCCGCGCACAAGGCCGGCATCGTGCACCGCGACCTCAAGCCGGAGAACGTGCTGCTCGCGGACGACGGCCGCATCAAGATCGGCGACTTCGGCCTGGCCCGTGCCGTCAGCGCCAACACCGCGACGGGGCAGGCGCTCCTCGGGACGATCGCGTACCTCTCCCCCGAGCTCGTGACGCGCGGCATCGCCGACACCCGGAGCGACATCTACGCGGTCGGCATCATGATGTACGAGATGCTCGCGGGCGAGCAGCCCTTCAAGGGCGAGCAGCCGATGCAGATCGCGTACCAGCACGCCAACGACCAGGTGCCGACGCCCAGCATCGCCAACGCGTCCGTGCCCGTCGAGCTCGACGAGCTGGTGCTGTGGGCCACCGCGCGGGATCCCGAGCAGCGCCCGCGGGACGCCCGGGCCCTCCTCGACGAGCTCTACGCCGTGCAGAACCGCCTCGACGCGCGCTCCGGCGACCCGGCGCCGCTGCAGAGGACCGTCGTCTTCCCGAGCGCGCCGGCGCTGCCGCCCGCCACGACCGGCGAGACGCAGGTCGTCGGAGGTCCGCCCGTGATGGTCCGCCAGGAGCCGGAGCGCTCCGAGCCGGACTCGGTGGTCGCGCTGGCCGCCGCTGGCTCACGGCGGCGCGCGCGCGGCTGGGTGCTCGCGCTCCTCATCGTCATGCTCGCCGCCCTCGCCGGCGGCACCGGCTGGTACTACGGCCAGGGACCCGGGGCGCGCGTGCCCGTGCCGCAGGTGTCCGCGATGGCCGTCGACGACGCCGCCGGCACGCTGCAGGGCCAGGGGTTCGTCGTCGCCCGCGCCGAGGAGCCGAGCGTCGACGTGGCGGTCGGGCGCGTGACCCGGAGCGTCCCCGCCTCGGGGACGCCCGTCGACCAGGGATCCACCGTGACGGTCTACGCCTCCACCGGGCCGCAGCTCCTCGACGTGCCCGACGTGGTCGGCGCCTCCCAGGACGACGCGCGGAAGCAGCTCGAGGGCGTCCCCTTCGTGGTGCAGGACGCGACCGTGCGGCAGTACGGGGACCAGCCCGAGGGCACCGTCGTACAGGTGCTCGACGCGGCCGGCGCGCCCGTGGGCGCCCAGTACCCCGAGCAGCAGCCGGTGACGCTCGTGGTCGCGGCCGGGCGCATCCCCGACGTCAACGGACGGTCGGTGGACCAGGCCGTCGCGACGCTCGCGCAGGCGGGCCTCGTCGGCGAGGCCGGGAAGCAGTCGTTCAGCGACGACGTGGACAAGGGCGAGGTCATCTCCGTCTACCCGCTCGACCAGCAGCCTGTGCGCTCCGGCCTCGGCGACGCGGAGGGCAGCAAGGTCGGCCTCGAGATCTCCAAGGGCCCCGACCTCGTCGCCGTTCCCCAGGTCGTGGACCTCACGCGCGACGAGGCGAAGGCCGCGCTCGACAAGGCGGGCTTCAAGTACGCGTACTCCGCGTTCTGGGACGCCCTCCCCAACAGCATCACGCGGGTCGCGTCGGCGAGCCCCGAGGCGCAGGCGCTCGCCCGTCGCGGGTCGACCGTCAACCTCGGGATCACGGCGTCCGGCTGA
- a CDS encoding class II 3-deoxy-7-phosphoheptulonate synthase, producing the protein MASEHLVPAHPDVLAGLDHWRTLEVKQQPRWPDAAAVHAASAEIALLPPLVFAGEVDLLRSRLAAAADGRAFLLQGGDCAETFAGATADAIRNRVKTVLQMAVVLTYGAAMPVVKMGRMAGQFAKPRSSDSETRGDLTLPAYRGDIVNGYDFTPESRAADPARLVKGYHTAASTLNLIRAFTQGGFADLREVHSWNKGFAANPANQRYEQLARDIDRAIKFMEAAGADFDDLKRVEFYTGHEGLLMDYERPMTRIDSRTGTPYNTSAHFIWIGERTRDLDGAHVDFLSRVRNPLGVKLGPSTTPETVHELIEKLDPEREPGRLTFITRMGAGKIRDALPPLLEAVKASDANPLWVTDPMHGNGLTTPTGYKTRRFDDVVDEVQGFFQAHRAAGTHPGGIHIELTGDDVTECLGGSEHIDEATLATRYESLCDPRLNHMQSLELAFLVAEELAAARS; encoded by the coding sequence GTGGCCTCTGAGCACCTCGTCCCCGCCCACCCCGACGTCCTCGCCGGACTCGACCACTGGCGCACGCTCGAGGTCAAGCAGCAGCCGCGGTGGCCCGACGCGGCGGCCGTGCACGCCGCGTCCGCCGAGATCGCCCTGCTGCCGCCGCTCGTGTTCGCGGGCGAGGTCGACCTGCTGCGCTCGCGCCTCGCCGCCGCGGCCGACGGCCGTGCGTTCCTCCTCCAGGGCGGCGACTGCGCCGAGACGTTCGCCGGCGCGACGGCCGACGCCATCCGCAACCGCGTGAAGACCGTGCTGCAGATGGCCGTCGTCCTCACCTACGGCGCCGCCATGCCCGTCGTGAAGATGGGCCGCATGGCCGGCCAGTTCGCGAAGCCCCGCTCGAGCGACTCCGAGACGCGCGGCGACCTCACGCTGCCGGCGTACCGCGGCGACATCGTCAACGGCTACGACTTCACCCCCGAGTCCCGGGCGGCGGATCCCGCGCGCCTCGTGAAGGGGTACCACACGGCCGCCTCCACGCTGAACCTCATCCGCGCCTTCACGCAGGGCGGGTTCGCCGACCTGCGCGAGGTGCACAGCTGGAACAAGGGCTTCGCCGCGAACCCGGCCAACCAGCGCTACGAGCAGCTCGCCCGCGACATCGACCGCGCCATCAAGTTCATGGAGGCCGCGGGCGCCGACTTCGACGACCTCAAGCGCGTCGAGTTCTACACCGGCCACGAGGGCCTGCTCATGGACTACGAGCGCCCCATGACGCGCATCGACTCGCGCACCGGCACGCCGTACAACACGTCGGCGCACTTCATCTGGATCGGGGAGCGCACGCGCGACCTCGACGGCGCGCACGTCGACTTCCTGTCGCGCGTCCGCAACCCGCTGGGCGTGAAGCTCGGCCCGAGCACCACGCCGGAGACGGTGCACGAGCTCATCGAGAAGCTCGACCCCGAGCGCGAGCCGGGCCGGCTCACGTTCATCACGCGCATGGGCGCCGGGAAGATCCGGGACGCCCTGCCGCCCCTGCTCGAGGCCGTCAAGGCGTCCGACGCGAACCCGCTGTGGGTCACCGACCCCATGCACGGCAACGGCCTCACGACACCCACCGGCTACAAGACGCGTCGCTTCGACGACGTGGTCGACGAGGTGCAGGGCTTCTTCCAGGCGCACCGCGCGGCGGGCACGCACCCGGGCGGCATCCACATCGAGCTGACCGGCGACGACGTCACGGAGTGCCTGGGCGGATCCGAGCACATCGACGAGGCCACCCTCGCGACCCGCTACGAGTCGCTGTGCGACCCGCGGCTCAACCACATGCAGAGCCTCGAGCTCGCGTTCCTCGTCGCCGAGGAGCTGGCGGCCGCGCGTAGCTGA
- a CDS encoding lysophospholipid acyltransferase family protein produces MFYWFMKNLVAGPLLRSTFRPWVTGLENIPAKGGVILASNHLSFIDSVFLPLLVDRNLVFLAKSDYFTGPGLKGWATKMFFTATGMLPIDRSGGKASEASLNTGLRVLAEGRMLGIYPEGTRSPDGKMYRGRTGVARMILEGEVPVVPIAMIDTEKVMPIGTRIPKVRRIGVVIGEPLDFSRFAGLEGDRFILRSITDEIMYELSRLSGQEYVDVYATSVKEKRASAAR; encoded by the coding sequence ATGTTCTACTGGTTCATGAAGAACCTGGTCGCCGGACCCCTCCTGCGGAGCACGTTCCGCCCGTGGGTGACGGGCCTGGAGAACATCCCCGCCAAGGGCGGCGTCATCCTCGCGAGCAACCACCTCTCGTTCATCGACTCGGTGTTCCTCCCGCTGCTGGTCGACCGCAACCTCGTCTTCCTCGCGAAGAGCGACTACTTCACCGGCCCCGGGCTCAAGGGCTGGGCCACGAAGATGTTCTTCACGGCCACGGGCATGCTGCCCATCGACCGCTCCGGCGGCAAGGCGTCGGAGGCGTCGCTCAACACGGGCCTCCGCGTGCTCGCCGAGGGGCGGATGCTCGGCATCTACCCCGAGGGCACCCGCAGCCCCGACGGCAAGATGTACCGCGGCCGCACGGGCGTGGCCCGCATGATCCTCGAGGGCGAGGTCCCCGTCGTCCCGATCGCGATGATCGACACGGAGAAGGTCATGCCCATCGGCACCCGCATCCCGAAGGTCCGCCGGATTGGTGTGGTCATCGGCGAGCCGCTAGATTTCAGTAGGTTCGCCGGCCTCGAGGGAGACCGCTTCATCCTCCGCTCCATCACCGACGAGATCATGTACGAGCTCTCGAGGCTGAGCGGCCAGGAGTACGTCGACGTCTATGCGACCTCGGTCAAGGAGAAGCGCGCGAGCGCGGCCCGCTGA
- a CDS encoding ROK family glucokinase, producing MHAIGIDIGGTKIAGAVVDELGAIAAEERTPTEASSPDAIVEDVVAMVERLRAQHPDVVAVGVAAAGFIDAAQSTVYYAPNINWRNEPVREKLRGRIDLPIVIENDANAAGWAEFRYGAGRLVSDMVTLTIGTGVGGAIVADDRLFRGGFGAGAELGHMRVVPDGLPCGCGARGCIEQYGSGRALLRTAEELADLGGTHGEGLAARRREVGTLTGHDVSDLIQAGDPGALLALRRLGGWLGEAAASIGAILDPQMFVIGGGVAQAGDLLLDPIREAYLAHLPARGYHPEPEFRIAELVNDAGVVGAADLARLHAAALRHGA from the coding sequence GTGCATGCAATAGGGATCGACATCGGCGGGACCAAGATCGCGGGAGCCGTGGTCGACGAGCTCGGCGCCATCGCCGCGGAGGAGCGCACGCCCACCGAGGCGAGCAGCCCGGACGCGATCGTCGAGGACGTCGTCGCGATGGTCGAGCGGCTGCGCGCCCAGCACCCCGACGTGGTCGCGGTCGGCGTGGCGGCGGCCGGCTTCATCGACGCGGCGCAGTCCACCGTCTACTACGCCCCGAACATCAACTGGCGCAACGAGCCGGTGCGCGAGAAGCTGCGCGGCCGGATCGACCTGCCCATCGTCATCGAGAACGACGCCAACGCCGCCGGCTGGGCCGAGTTCCGCTACGGCGCGGGCCGGCTGGTCAGCGACATGGTCACCCTCACCATCGGCACGGGCGTCGGCGGGGCCATCGTCGCCGACGACCGGCTCTTCCGCGGCGGCTTCGGCGCCGGCGCCGAGCTCGGTCACATGCGCGTCGTGCCCGACGGCCTGCCGTGCGGCTGCGGAGCCCGCGGCTGCATCGAGCAGTACGGATCCGGCCGCGCGCTCCTGCGCACCGCCGAGGAGCTCGCGGACCTGGGCGGCACGCACGGCGAGGGCCTCGCCGCCCGCCGCCGCGAGGTGGGCACGCTCACCGGCCACGACGTCAGCGACCTCATCCAGGCCGGCGACCCCGGCGCGCTCCTCGCCCTCCGTCGCCTGGGCGGCTGGCTCGGCGAGGCGGCCGCGAGCATCGGCGCGATCCTCGACCCGCAGATGTTCGTCATCGGCGGCGGCGTCGCCCAGGCCGGCGACCTGCTGCTGGACCCCATCCGCGAGGCGTACCTCGCCCACCTCCCGGCCCGCGGCTACCACCCCGAGCCCGAGTTCCGGATCGCCGAGCTCGTCAACGACGCCGGCGTCGTCGGGGCGGCCGACCTCGCCCGCCTGCACGCCGCGGCCCTCCGCCACGGCGCCTGA
- a CDS encoding AMP-dependent synthetase/ligase, whose amino-acid sequence MEQHIMPAVVEARPDDNVTDILVHRVRTSPDAPLFALPDGSGGWTDVTASAFHRQVVALAKGLVAAGIQPGERIGMMCRTRYEWTLVDFAVFFAGGVLVPVYETSSPGQVHWNMQDSGSVAVILESAEHFSRFDEVHPELPDVRHVWQIDLGDLDKLAEQGVDVPDDEIERRRNIAVGSDMATLIYTSGTTGRPKGCILTHANFVELARNAEVAMEEVVRVGASTLLFITTAHVFARFISILNVQAGVKTGHQADTTQLLPALASFQPTFLLAVPRVFEKVYNSSEQKAEGAGRGKVFRKAAEVAYAHSVAVDAGKVPFALKAQYKLFDALVYAKIRQAMGGRVRFAVSGSAPLGLRLGHFYRSLGLTILEGYGLTETTAPVSVNLVKGFRIGTVGPALPGVATRITDEGEIEVKGVNVFGGYWQDEEATAAVFDDGWFRTGDLGSYDADGYLTITGRKKEIIVTAGGKNVAPAALEDPIRANPLVGQVVVAGDRRPFISALITLDPEMLKVWLGNNGQDPAMTLEQASQNPAVLAEVQRAVDAANATVSRAESIRKFVVLPVELTEAAGHLTPKLSIKRQVVLEAFADVITRIYEAAPTTEGHSLVH is encoded by the coding sequence GTGGAACAGCACATCATGCCCGCCGTCGTCGAGGCCAGGCCCGACGACAACGTCACCGACATCCTGGTGCACCGCGTGAGGACGAGCCCCGACGCTCCGCTGTTCGCGCTGCCGGACGGGTCGGGGGGCTGGACGGACGTCACGGCGTCCGCGTTCCACCGGCAGGTCGTCGCCCTCGCCAAGGGGCTCGTCGCCGCCGGCATCCAGCCGGGCGAGCGGATCGGCATGATGTGCCGCACGCGCTACGAGTGGACGCTCGTCGACTTCGCGGTGTTCTTCGCCGGGGGCGTGCTCGTCCCCGTCTACGAGACCTCCTCCCCCGGCCAGGTGCACTGGAACATGCAGGACTCCGGCAGCGTCGCCGTGATCCTCGAGTCCGCCGAGCACTTCTCCCGCTTCGACGAGGTGCACCCGGAGCTGCCGGACGTGCGCCACGTGTGGCAGATCGACCTGGGCGACCTCGACAAGCTCGCCGAGCAGGGCGTCGACGTGCCGGACGACGAGATCGAGCGGCGGCGGAACATCGCGGTGGGCTCCGACATGGCGACGCTCATCTACACGTCCGGCACGACCGGTCGGCCCAAGGGCTGCATCCTCACGCACGCGAACTTCGTGGAGCTCGCGCGGAACGCCGAGGTCGCGATGGAGGAGGTCGTGCGGGTCGGCGCGTCCACGCTGCTGTTCATCACGACCGCGCACGTGTTCGCGCGGTTCATCTCGATCCTCAACGTGCAGGCCGGCGTGAAGACCGGCCACCAGGCCGACACGACGCAGCTGCTGCCCGCGCTCGCCTCCTTCCAGCCGACGTTCCTGCTCGCGGTGCCGCGCGTGTTCGAGAAGGTGTACAACTCCTCCGAGCAGAAGGCGGAGGGCGCGGGCCGCGGCAAGGTGTTCCGGAAGGCCGCCGAGGTCGCGTACGCCCACTCGGTCGCCGTCGACGCGGGCAAGGTGCCGTTCGCGCTGAAGGCGCAGTACAAGCTGTTCGACGCGCTCGTGTACGCGAAGATCCGGCAGGCGATGGGCGGGCGCGTGCGCTTCGCGGTGAGCGGATCCGCGCCCCTCGGCCTCCGCCTCGGTCACTTCTACCGCTCGCTCGGCCTCACGATCCTCGAGGGCTACGGCCTCACCGAGACCACGGCGCCCGTGAGCGTGAACCTCGTCAAGGGCTTCCGCATCGGCACCGTCGGGCCGGCGCTTCCGGGCGTCGCGACCCGGATCACCGACGAGGGCGAGATCGAGGTGAAGGGCGTCAACGTCTTCGGCGGCTACTGGCAGGACGAGGAGGCGACCGCGGCCGTCTTCGACGACGGCTGGTTCCGCACGGGCGACCTCGGCAGCTACGACGCCGACGGCTACCTGACGATCACGGGCCGCAAGAAGGAGATCATCGTCACCGCGGGCGGCAAGAACGTCGCGCCCGCCGCGCTCGAGGACCCCATCCGCGCGAACCCGCTCGTCGGGCAGGTCGTGGTGGCGGGCGACCGGCGGCCGTTCATCTCGGCGCTCATCACGCTGGACCCGGAGATGCTCAAGGTGTGGCTCGGCAACAACGGGCAGGACCCCGCGATGACGCTCGAGCAGGCGTCGCAGAACCCGGCCGTGCTCGCCGAGGTGCAGCGCGCGGTCGACGCGGCCAACGCGACGGTCTCGCGCGCGGAGTCGATCCGGAAGTTCGTCGTGCTGCCCGTGGAGCTCACCGAGGCGGCCGGGCACCTCACGCCGAAGCTGAGCATCAAGCGCCAGGTGGTGCTGGAGGCGTTCGCCGACGTGATCACGCGCATCTACGAGGCGGCGCCGACCACCGAGGGGCACTCGCTGGTCCACTGA
- a CDS encoding peptide deformylase, translating into MTERQIRLFGDPVLKTVSSEIHEVDEGVRALVEDLLDSVRPDGRAGVAAAQIGVNLRAFSYNVGPSFGYILNPVIEELRGEAVLVDEGCLSVPGLWFPTMRHPEAVISGIDLDGNPVRLEGTGVLAQAFQHEVDHLDGLVYLDRLDKQRRREAMKQVRESDWF; encoded by the coding sequence ATGACTGAACGACAGATCCGCCTGTTCGGCGATCCGGTGCTGAAGACCGTCTCGTCGGAGATCCACGAGGTCGACGAGGGCGTGCGCGCCCTGGTCGAGGACCTCCTCGACAGCGTCCGGCCCGACGGGCGCGCCGGGGTGGCCGCCGCGCAGATCGGCGTGAACCTCCGGGCGTTCAGCTACAACGTGGGACCGTCGTTCGGCTACATCCTGAACCCGGTGATCGAGGAGCTCCGCGGTGAGGCGGTGCTCGTCGACGAGGGCTGCCTCTCGGTCCCGGGACTCTGGTTCCCCACCATGCGCCACCCGGAGGCCGTCATCAGCGGCATCGACCTCGACGGGAACCCGGTCCGGCTCGAGGGCACGGGCGTCCTCGCGCAGGCGTTCCAGCACGAGGTCGACCACCTGGACGGCCTCGTCTACCTCGACCGGCTCGACAAGCAGCGCCGCCGCGAGGCCATGAAGCAGGTGCGCGAGTCCGACTGGTTCTGA